In the Ranitomeya imitator isolate aRanImi1 chromosome 2, aRanImi1.pri, whole genome shotgun sequence genome, GTGACCCATGCATGGTTTTTGATCTATGatcttatttttttataaaaacacCAGCATAGGGACAATGTATGGTGTTTAATAACTACTAACATTAACATACAGGAACGtccccagtggttgataccttttaatggctaactgaaaagaaggtaacaaattgtaagcttttgagactactcaggtcctttCATCAGGCTTAgactaagaagtatcattgtcagaagctccctgtcctctcaaacagctgcaggaatCCTCCTTTGCAAccagaaaaatgtaaaacctgtccatttataatgaccacggacaagataaagatccacaATTCACATCAGGCCTTCAAGATCTCAGGTACTTTCTGCTTCATCACatataatgtggtgtacctaattagttGTACCAAATATCCAACTGGGGGTctttatgtaggggagacagggcaaaaactgagaacaaggatgaactctcattgccacacaataagagaaaaaagaatggatctacctgtggcaatacatttttgtctctctCATCACAGcagtatggacatgaaattacttgtattaaaaggtaacttcaaatctcagtgaGACAGAAGAGCTGATGATGCCCTTTGAcattctcagtgcaggaatgaatgtgtcgcatggatttatgtcttttgacatcaattaaggaatttgttcCTCATTATTCTGTAGACTGCAAGCCCGCAAGGGCAGTGCCCTTTCATTTCTCTATCAGTCTGTGACTGTCAGtttgttcactgttgtgaattctgtggctgaattcactcctgtggtcacaagtggtactgcagcttctgagcttcctccctcaggtgttctggtgagctcgttaactgcttcattacttaactccgcctgatgctgctatccttgctccttgtctatgtttcagtgttggatctgagcttctcctgattgttcctgtgacctgctgctctgtatagctaagtgctttttgcttttttgttgctttttttctgtccagcttgtcttttgttttgctggaagctctgagacgcaaagggtgtaccgccgtgccgttagttcggcacggtgggttttttttgcccccttttgcgtggttttgctttagggttttttgtagactgcaaagttcgctttactgtcctcgctctgtcctagaatatcgggccccactttgccgaatctatttcatccctacgttttgtctttttatcttactcacagtcattatatgtggggggctgccttttcctttggggaatttctctggggcaagtcaggcctatttttctatcttcaggctagctagtttcttaggctgtgccgagttgcctaggtagttgttaggcgcaatccacagccgcttttagttgtgtttaggataggatcaggtgtgcagtctacagagtttccacgtctcagagctcgttcttgtatttttgggtatttgtcagatcactgtgtgcgctctgatcgctaagcacactgtgtttctggattgccttcataacacctgtcagtagcaaacataacagtacaaggagcctaactaatgattctcaatagagggaaagaaaaagttctgacatcattttttttttttttttctgctctgtgttcactttttttttttcccctagacatttgggtgattctggacacaggtgtggacatggatattcagggtctgtgctcttcaatggataatctcgttataaatgtacaaaaaattcaagatactattgatcagaaatctatgttagaaccaagaattcctattcctgatttgttttttggagatagaactaagtttctaagtttcaaaaataattgtaagctatttctggccttgaaacctcattcttctggtaatcctattcaacaggttttgattattatttcttttttgcgcggcgaccctcaagactgggcattttctcttgcgccaggagaccctgcattgagtagtgtcgatgcatttttcctggcgctcggattgctgtacgatgagcctaattcagtggatcaggctgagaaaaatttgctggctttgtgccagggtcaggatgatatagaagtatattgtcagaaatttagaaatggtcagtactcactcagtggaatgaatctgcgctggcagctttgttcagaaagggtctctctgaggctcttaaggatgtcatggtgggatttcctatgcctgctggtttgaatgagtctttgtctttggccattcagatcggtcgacgcttgcgcgagcgtaaatctgtgcaccatttggcggtactgcctgaggttaaacctgagcctatgcagtgcgataggactatgactagagttgaacggcaggaatacagacgtctgaatggtctgtgtttctactgtggtgattccactcatgctatttatgattgtcctaagcgcactaagcggtccgctaggtctgccgtcattggtactgtacagtccaaattccttctgtccattaccttgatatgctctttgtcgtcgttttctgtcatcgcgtttgtggattcgggcgctgccctgaatctgatggatttggattatgctaaacgttgtgggtttttcttggagcctttgcggtgtcctattccattgagaggaattgatgctacacctttggccaagaataaacctcaatactgggcccagctgactatgtgcatggctcctgcacatcaggaagttattcgctttctggtgttgcataatctgcatgatgtggtcgtgttggggttgccatggctacaaacccataatccagtattggattggaattccatgtcggtatccagctggggttgtcagggggtacatggtgatgttccatttttgtcgatttcgtcatccaccccttctgaggtcccagagttcttgtctgattatcaggatgtatttgaagagcccaagtccgatgctctacctccgcatagggattgtgattgtgctatcaatttgattcctggtagtaaattccctaaaggtcgattatttaatttatccgtgcccgaacacgccgctatgcgcagttatgtgaaggaatccctggagaagggacatattcgcccatcgtcatcaccactgggagcagggttcttctttgtagccaagaaggatgattcgctgagaccgtgtattgattaccgccttcttaataagatcactgttaaatttcagtgtcccttgccattgttatctgacttgtttgctcggattaagggggctagttggttcactaagatagatcttcgtcgtgcgtataatctggtgagaatcaggcaaggagatgaatggaaaactgcattcaatacgcccgagggtcattttgagtatctagtgatgccgttcggacttgccaatgctccatctgtgtttcagtcttttatgcatgacatcttccgtgagtatctggataaattcctgattgtttacttggatgacattttgatcttctcagatgattgggagtctcatgtgaagcaggtcagaatggtttttcaggtcctgcgtgctaactctttgtttgtgaagggatcaaagtgtctcttcggtgtgcagaaagtttcatttttggggttcatctttaccccttctactatcgagatggatccagttaaggtccaagccatccaggattggattcagccgacatctctgaaaagtctgcaaaagttcctgggctttgctaatttttatcgtcgcttcatctgtaatttttctagcattgccaaaccattgaccgatttgaccaagaagggtgctgatttggttaattggtcttctgctgctgtggaagcttttcaggagttgaagcgtcgtttttgttctgcccctgtgttgtgtcagccagatgtgtctcttccattccaggtcgaggttgatgcttctgagattggagcaggggcggttttgtcacagagaggttctgattgctcagtgatgaaaccatgtgctttcttttccaggaagttttcgcccgctgagtgtaattatgatgtgggcaatcgagagttgctggccatgaagtgggcattcgaggagtggcgtcattggcttgaaggagctaagcatcgcgtggtggtattgactgatcataagaacttgacttatctcgagtctgccaagcgcttgaatcctagacaggcccgttggtcgttattttttgtccgcttcgactttgtgatttcgtaccttccgggctctaaaaatgtgaaggcggatgctctgtctaggagttttgtgcccgactctccgggtttatctgagccagcgggtatcctcaaggaaggagtcattgtgtctgccatctcccctgatttgcggcgggtgctgcaaaaatttcaggcgaataaacctgatcgttgtccagcagagaaactgttcgtccctgataggtggactaataaacttatctctgaacttcattgttcggtgttggctggtcatcctggaatctttggtaccagagagttagtggctagatccttctgttggccatctctgtcacgggatgtacgtacttttgtacagtcctgtgggatttgtgctagggctaagccctgctgttctcgtgccagtgggttgcttttgcccttgccggtcccaaagaggccttggacacatatttcgatggatttcatttctgaccttcccgtttctcaaaagatgtcagtcatttgggtggtctgtgatcgcttttctaaaatggtccatctggtgcccttggctaaattgccttcctcctctgatttggtacctttgttctttcagcatgtggttcggttgcatggcattcctgagaatattgtttctgacagaggttcccagtttgtttcaaggttttggcgagccttttgtggtaggatgggcattgacctatccttttcctcggctttccatcctcagactaatggccagaccgaacgaaccaatcagaccttggaaacatatctgagatgttttgtttctgcagaccaggatgattgggtgtcctttttgccgttggctgagttcgcccttaataatcgggccagctcgggtaccttggtttctccatttttttgcaattctgggttccatcctcgtttctcttcaggacaggttgagtcttcggactgtcctggtgtggattctgtggtggataggttgcagcagatctggactcaggtagtggacaatttgatcttgtcccaggagaaagctcaacttttcgctaatctcagacgccgtgtgggtccccgacttcgtgttggggatctggtttggttatcttctcgtcatattcctatgaaggtttcctctcctaaatttaaacctcgttttattggtccgtataggatttctgaggttctcaatcctgtgtcttttcgtttgaccctcccagactccttttccatacataatgtattccataggtcgttgttgcggagatacgtggcacctatggttccatctgttgagcctcctgccccggttttggtggagggggaattggagtatattgtggagaagattttggattctcgtgtttctagacggaaactccagtatctggttaaatggaagggttatgctcaggaagataattcctgtgtttttgcctctgatgttcatgcttccgatcttgttcgtgcctttcatgcggctcatcctggtcggcctgggggctttggtgagggttcggtgacccctcctcaagggggggggtactgttgtgaattctgtggctgaattcactcctgtggtcacaagtggtactgcagcttctgagcttcctccctcaggtgttctggtgagctcgttaactgcttcattacttaactccgcctgatgctgctatccttgctccttgtctatgtttcagtgttggatctgagcttctcctgattgttcctgtgacctgctgctctgtatagctaagtgctttttgcttttttgttgctttttttctgtccagcttgtcttttgttttgctggaagctctgagacgcaaagggtgtaccgccgtgccgttagttcggcacggtggtttttttttgcccccttttgcgtggttttgctttagggttttttgtagactgcaaagttcgctttactgtcctcgctctgtcctagaatatcgggccccactttgctgaatctatttcatccctacgttttgtcttttcatcttactcacagtcattatatgtggggggctgccttttcctttggggaatttctctggggcaagtcaggcctatttttctatcttcaggctagctagtttcttaggctgtgccgagttgcctaggtagttgttaggcgcaatccacagccgcttttagttgtgtttaggataggatcaggtgtgcagtctacagagtttccacgtctcagagctcgttcttgtatttttgggtatttgtcagatcactgtgtgcgctctgatcgctaagcacactgtgtttctggattgccttcataacacctgtcattagcaaacataacagttcacTGTAATTAATATTTtgaatgtaaccccttctcatgtacataaatatggaatcaatggtgttgtaaaaataaatcATAACAACTGGTGCCAATATAAAAACTCACATGGATACTGGTGAATGTTTTAACATTTTCTGAATAGCATTGACAGCAAAGACATTGTAATAATTTATGACACAAAGAAAAAACTACTCCCCTGCTTGAGAGCATGGTACCTATTTTTGAAATTGTCCTATACACTTTTCCATGTTACAATTGAGCAGATCTCTCGTAGACCTCGGGTAACTGTTAATATATCTAAATGTTCGTATCATGGCTGACTTAACATCTTTATTTTTTAAGCTGTAAATTAGAGGATTTAAGATAGGGATAGCTGCTGTGTTAAATAGAGAAAAGAACTTATTGGACTTTGAAGTATCTAATGATGTAGGTGTCAAATACTGGAACAAGAGGATCGAGTAAAGCAGAATGACCACCGTGAGGTGTGATGAGCAGGTGCAGAAGGCCTTCCGTCTACCAGTGCTGGACTGGATCTTCAGTATGGTGGAAATGATGAAGAGATAAGATATGAACTTCAAAATAAATGGGGTTAAAGTAAGGAGGAGAAGACCTTCTGTCAAGCTTAAGATCTCCAGGGTTGACGTATCACTGCAGGACAATATCATGAGAGGTACAAGATCACAGAAGAAGTGATTTATTACATTTGATTTGTAGCATGTAATGCCCAAAAGCAAAATCATGTAAGGTATCATCTCTATCATGCCCAACAGCCAACAGCAAATTGCAAGAACAATGCAGAGTCTGCGGTTCACGACCATGTGGTATCTCAGAGGATTACAGATAGCAACATAGCGATCATAGCTCATAGCAGTTAGAAATAGGAACTCATCACATATCAGAAACCCTGAAAAGTACATCTGACAAATGCAACTCTCATAGGAGATCCTGTTATTCCCTGTTATAAAAATTATAAGGATATTATGAAGCGTCACAGTGGTGGAGAACATGTCTAATACAGACAAGTTGGCCAAGAAGAAGTACATAGGCGTGTGAAGTTTAGGATCCAGGCAGACCAAGAACAGAATCATCATGTTACCACCAATGGTTAGGAGATAAATAAGAAGAACTAAAAAGAAGATTATTAACTGTAGCTCTGGAGCATCTGAAATGCCTTTAATAATGAAGAACATGACAAGAGTTTGATTTTTTTCTATAATTTCCATGTTGTTACCTATTGGAAAGATCAAAAATGTTACAAACAAAACATAATACACCACTAACCTAATTTAAAATATTAAACAGGAAAGTCATACTTTTTAATGATAAGGGTAATAAATAATTACTTACCTTGTTAGGGATAGCTGAGGAGCAAAAGCTGCAGAACTATATTTAGTGTGTCTTTTTTCTGGTATTGTATTTTTATTACGCTGTTTATGTTTGAATATAGTAGTAAAAGAAACTATAgtaaaattagcaaaaaaaaatgtaaggTATTCTTCGAGAATGTTATAAAATGACTATCACTACATATTATCAAGCAGTATTTGTTTAGATGATGACATTCAATGACTTTGAATCATATTCTATGCTATATTTGGTTTATGCACACATCATGTGTAATCACATATTTCAAGCATGCTAGCCATCCTTGTTTTGTGCCAGAATGGGCTGCAGCATAAAGAAGGGCTGCAGCATAAAGAAGCACTGCTCGATACATGTGGGTTAACTGTCAGAGGAGCAGCATTGTGAATAAACATACTTGATCTACTCACTCAGTCAaggagtaaaaataaaaatttcctcaGCTGAGCACAACAGGGTTATTTTCTCCAGCTTTAGTCCTGCTCTAGTCCTCAGTCAGTCTCTTCATCTGCTGTAAACTGGAAGGTTGACTCAGCAGAATGGATTTAAAAAGAGCACAGAGCAGGATGAGCCTGGAGAAAGAATAATCAGTTGTGCTGAGGAGAAGGCAGTTACATCCCTGCTATGACATATTACTAGGACTGGTTGCAGCTTGAAATATGTGACTACTGAATTACAATAAAAAGAAATAGAATAAGCCAACTCATTGCAGTTGCCTTGTTCCCCACTCCGAGCATGGGATGATCGTCGCTGCCACCGATGATAATCAGAACATTATAGAAATAATTCAGCCCGACAATATAAAATCTTCGGTTTTGATTATAAATGAAAATATCTTCACATGCATCCTTAATCCATGAACAAGAACCTCAACGTGTTTCTGGTGCACTCAACTGCCTTACTCATGAACTACGGAATTACACTAAGCAATAGCAAGTCGTTGGATGTCAACATATCGCCAAAAATTGCTTACTGGTAGACACCAGCGGAGTTAAAGTACCGTAAATGGTTATTTTTTGGTTGTGTAAGTAATAAAATAGCTATGGCCAATCTCAACCCCCAAAAGGGGGAAAGCAGATATGAAAGGTGGTGATTTCAAGTAGCCTTCGCTAACATTTACTGGCAGCTGTTGAGTTGAGGCCCTTTGCACTACTTATTACTTCTTAATCCCTGTAGTGAAGAAGTACCATCATACCTACCTTGTTTTTGTAAAAAAGTTTACGATTGAGATCATATCAATTAACCAtgaaataaaatattttaattCAATCTCAAACATGTCCCTTCtcatatttttttaaatctttcagaTGTAAGGATCTATTTTGTAGTAATTACGGTAGATAGGTGGATAATTCTCTTGAGTCGAAATCTTATTAATGAGATTTATCGACAACACGTTAGTGATGGGAGTCATCATCTGTCTAATTGTGGTTTGAACAGAGTAATATATAGTGTTGATAATTGCCCTGGGACATTTCTCCAAGAACACAGATTAGACTTGTAATAATCCCCAGAGTCCTTcttgaaaaaatacaaatttgTAATTGTAAATGCACAAATAACTGCAAAAATGTCCCGCAAATTAACGTTTGTGAACTCAAAATCTAAAGTCCATTGGGTCTCTGGTATTTATACCATATGGCAACTGGGATGATGGATCGGCGAGCTTGACATTCCATAGAAGTTAAATGCTGAGTACGTTCTCTAGTCAGAATGGGAAGGCCGCTGTAAGAGCTCAAAATTCAATGATAAAAACATGAAGTAATTTTCTGTGAAATGGTATTGATAGCCTGGAATAGGATGGtcttcagtagagatgagcaaatctgctGAGATTCAAATTCAGCTGATAATTTGTTTACTGCACCCCACAGCCAATTCTCACATCCACAACGTACTTTTCGCtgacactagtgatgggcgaacacaTGGGTGTTTAGTTTCGCGGGTCCTGCCGAACATCTAAAAACAGTTattttcgggtaccagaacagtacacaAACCTGAACCTGGACTCCATTCATATGAATGGGGGGTCcagacatccattgtttgccacgctgccatggatattggccccccagcctaaaaatagcagcttgcagccgCCCCAGAATATTCTCACGATGCTAACggcgatctcattgaggtcaccgcagtaCATTGTCCAGGCTCACAGTGAAGTGCCGGTGGGAATGCAGAATCAGTGACCTGTGATAACCTCGACAACATCACTGCTTGTCACTGAAGCTGCATTTGCAGTACCTCATTCTCCCATGATTTTCAGCCTTGACAGTTGCATCATGCCAACATTCAGGATGTAAACCACATAACGCAGGGATGAATTATGGAGTGGGACAGTATTGCTATTATTCACGTCCAACAGGGGAGAGATATGGTTCTTtattatttctgttttttcacaaggaacaagggtttcaatggaatgggcgtaaagtgagtataactgtgcttttttatttcaaataaaggagtctctgTCTTTCTTTCAACTAAAGAATTTTACTCTGGCTGTGGCTTTTTTGCAATCAAACTATAGGGTCAGTAATGGACAGTGGTCTTACAGAAGTCTTTCTTTTACAAACCACTGGGCTTGCTGTCActtgataatacaaaggtgacaacagccccacaaatattactccacttgccaccgccacggggcaagtgggaatagtgagtctaagcaccagatttggtgcatcttattgatgcgccatttctgaggcggCTCAGGACTCATGTTCTTAGCCTGGAAGGAGGAACAAtttccttggctattaatatcagtccacagccgtctgtttagcctttgctggtttgaaattATGGGAGGGCCGTATGTCATTTTTTTCAGGGGTCTTCCCATAaagtaaccagtaaaggctaaccaAACAGCTTTGAGATGACATTAATAGCCTGAGAACTTTTAGGGATATTGCCCTCCTTCAATTAGTTAGCCGGGAGGAGTACCATCGGCAGCAGGCGCTCCAGCAAGAACGGGAGGACAGGGAGCGGGATCTCCAACGCTAGTCCACGAAAGAGAAGGACTTACAAGCCGCATCAACTCTGGCTGGGGCTTTATCAAGAAACCCGATCTCTGCCCGAGGTGTTTGTCACCAGGCGTGATGTGGAGGCCCACCTGCGAGAGGGACACCCATATAGGGACCTCTACCCCGGTGACCGCATCACCTACACCAGACACTAGGGAGACAAAGAGTTGTATGCCCTGCATGTACACAAGTGTATACCGAAGGTCACTAAACCTCCAGCTCGTGACCTTGAACCACCGCAAGCAGCCCTGCTTTACACACCAGCACCTCCACTTGGCAAGGTGATGATCATCCCTACTTCTGATAGAGCACCCGTCACCAAGTGCTCCAAATCCACACAGGTTACCATTGATCAGAAGTCAGTGAGTACTCAGACTCCTATCCGGAGCATTGATGCACTTTATGAGGTACCTCGTAACCTCCCAAATCCGCAGGTACTACCCTGGAAACTGCCACAGCCAAAGTACGTAAAGCAAAAAATTTGGATGTGCCTGTAAATAGTTAAAAGTTTGCCCATTGATGCTAACAGTTTAAAAATGACTGCAACCATTTAACAGTTAAATAATCCTGACCAGGTTTCTATTTAAAGGGGTCCcttgtttaaagggatcctctgtttaCAGAGTTCGTTTGTTTAAAGAACATTTGAATCACGGACGGTGAAtagttcacaaattattttgtaaatagtttgcaccttcttaaaggtgcttcctactagtTTTCCAAAGGAGATTTTAAAGAGACTGCTTCTAATATTGctgtgaaagttgctttgttttacagagacctgaagaaaaaaacGTTTGGCGCGTCAGGATTctgggtctggatacacgccttgtatatctaatatttcaatgttcagtttgaATTACGaaagccaaatttgcaatattcgcctatttagttttcatcaccacagcggaatgatttacatcgcttagccagcttgattacatgtggggatttcctagcaaccaggcaacccccacatgtacttatgctggctagcagatgtaaatcattcagctgcggcgatgaaaactaaatctccaagcactaaaaaatactcggaggtcacccgagcgtgcttaggAAATCTCGAGtcgcgagtatattcgctcatcactagtgttgagcattccgataccgcaagtatcgggtatcggcggataatattttttattttaattctttattttacacattaatatggatcccagggcctgaaggagagtttcctctccttcagaccctgggaaccatgaggataccttccgatacttggtgtcccattgacttgtattggtatcgggtatcggtatcg is a window encoding:
- the LOC138666219 gene encoding olfactory receptor 6C3-like encodes the protein MEIIEKNQTLVMFFIIKGISDAPELQLIIFFLVLLIYLLTIGGNMMILFLVCLDPKLHTPMYFFLANLSVLDMFSTTVTLHNILIIFITGNNRISYESCICQMYFSGFLICDEFLFLTAMSYDRYVAICNPLRYHMVVNRRLCIVLAICCWLLGMIEMIPYMILLLGITCYKSNVINHFFCDLVPLMILSCSDTSTLEILSLTEGLLLLTLTPFILKFISYLFIISTILKIQSSTGRRKAFCTCSSHLTVVILLYSILLFQYLTPTSLDTSKSNKFFSLFNTAAIPILNPLIYSLKNKDVKSAMIRTFRYINSYPRSTRDLLNCNMEKCIGQFQK